One region of Microbacterium rhizosphaerae genomic DNA includes:
- a CDS encoding ATP-dependent helicase: MGDVLDRFGAATRDWFRGAFAAPTDAQRGAWEAISSGKHALVVAPTGSGKTLSAFLWAIDRVFHERSESSGEEKVDESRRTRILYISPLKALGVDVERNLRSPLVGIGQAATRLGMPFPDVRVGVRSGDTTSADRRKLLSAPPDILITTPESLYLMLTSQAAETLRGVDTVIVDEVHAVAATKRGAHLAVSLERLDALRRAQGPEYRPAQRIGLSATVRPIDEVARFLGGAQPVEIVAPKASKTFDLRVVVPVDDMLNPGGSVGRIPASATALDEPAGSTEMTGSLWPHVEEAIVDLILENNSTIVFSNSRRLAERLTGRLNEIYSERLGLELPALRQAQGPGRVPAAIMAQAGATAGADPVLAKAHHGSVSKEQRAEVEEELKSGALRCVVATSSLELGIDMGAVDLVIQVEAPPSAASGLQRVGRAGHQVGEISRAALFPKHRGDVLHTAIVTERMLAGQIEAIAVPQNPLDILAQQTVAAAARGSIEVEDWYETVKRSAPFRTLPRSAFEATLDLLAGRYPSDRFAELRPRVIWDRDRGTLTGRPGAQHIAVTSGGTIPDRGLFGVFVAGESQNARVGELDEEMVYESRVNDVFTLGTTSWRIVEITHDRVNVVPAFGQPGKVPFWHGDGLGRPAELGEALGRFSRELTTGPRQKAEARLADAGLDERAAANLLAYLDEQREATGSLPTDKTLTVERSRDEVGDWRVILHSPYGMPVHAPWALAVNARIRERLGVEGSAVASDDGIIARIPDAESEPPGAELFVFDAEELDRIVIDEVGGSALFASRFRECAARALLMPRRNPGKRSPLWQQRQRSAQLLEVAREHPTFPIILETLREVLQDVYDLPALLRITRAIAERRIRLVETTTNQPSPFARDLLFGYVGAFMYEGDSPLAERRAAALSVDPALLSELLGKVEMRELLDPDVIAQFEREAQRLEPGRRARGREGVADLLRVLGPLDAVEVADRLEPAAVPARVEPVPELVEGSQGLATLSEASGHLEALVTARRAIRVTVGAATRYAAIEDAGRLRDALGTALPVGIPTAFLEPLADPLGDLVARFARTHAPFRADAVAQRFGVGAAIARQTLQRLESQGRVASGYFLPDPSTSSGTGAGAGSGTGAGAGSGTGAGAGSGTGGTAGSGITGGIGVDDLEWCDSEVLRRLRMRSLAAIRGSVEPVPPTAFARFLSAWQHIDRPLEGVDGVLAVIEQLAGVPIPASAWETLILPMRVSDYAPAMLDELTATGEVLWSGHGALPGRDGWVALHATDTAPLTLGREPEEPDLLPQEQRILEVLTSGGAYFANQLEQLVGAPDADAEQSVIEALWALTWAGRITNDTFAPVRAFLGGGSQAHRAKRRAPRARLYRGVELRPTATPAPRAPVLAGRWSALPQPEADPAVRATATASMLLDRYGVVTRGSVQTEGVPGGFAQTYRVLAGFEEAGHCRRGYVIEKLGASQFAASATVDRLREFANLPDPPPLRGLTLAATDPANPYGAALPWPALDGVGHRPGRKAGGLVVMVDGALVLYLERGGKTALAFTDDESLLEASARSLAETARERRLETLTIEQVNGVFVYATEVGRALRAAGFVESPKGLTLRSRSVHA, encoded by the coding sequence ATGGGCGACGTGCTCGATCGCTTCGGCGCGGCCACGCGAGACTGGTTCCGCGGCGCCTTCGCCGCGCCCACCGACGCGCAGCGCGGGGCATGGGAGGCGATCTCGTCGGGCAAGCACGCCCTCGTGGTCGCGCCCACCGGTTCGGGCAAGACGCTCTCGGCCTTCCTCTGGGCGATCGACCGGGTGTTCCACGAGCGCTCCGAGTCGTCGGGCGAGGAGAAGGTCGATGAGAGCAGGCGCACCCGCATCCTGTACATCTCCCCGCTGAAGGCGCTGGGCGTCGACGTCGAACGGAACCTCCGCTCCCCCCTGGTCGGCATCGGGCAGGCGGCGACGCGGCTCGGGATGCCGTTCCCCGACGTCCGGGTCGGCGTGCGCTCGGGCGACACGACCTCCGCCGACCGGCGCAAGCTGCTGTCGGCGCCGCCCGACATCCTCATCACGACCCCCGAGTCGCTCTACCTCATGCTGACGAGTCAGGCCGCCGAGACGCTCCGTGGCGTCGACACCGTCATCGTCGACGAGGTGCACGCGGTCGCAGCGACCAAGCGCGGCGCACACCTCGCGGTCTCGCTCGAACGGCTGGACGCCCTTCGACGGGCTCAGGGACCGGAGTACCGGCCGGCGCAGCGCATCGGGCTGTCGGCGACGGTGCGTCCGATCGATGAGGTCGCGCGCTTCCTCGGCGGAGCGCAGCCGGTCGAGATCGTCGCCCCCAAAGCATCCAAGACGTTCGATCTGCGCGTGGTCGTGCCGGTCGACGACATGCTGAATCCTGGAGGAAGCGTCGGCAGGATTCCGGCATCCGCCACTGCCCTCGACGAACCGGCCGGCAGCACCGAGATGACCGGGTCGCTCTGGCCGCACGTCGAGGAGGCGATCGTCGACCTCATCCTCGAGAACAACTCGACGATCGTCTTCTCCAACTCCCGGCGGCTCGCGGAGCGGCTCACGGGCCGGCTCAACGAGATCTACAGCGAGCGCCTCGGGCTCGAGCTGCCGGCCCTTCGACAGGCTCAGGGACCCGGTAGGGTGCCGGCCGCGATCATGGCCCAGGCCGGAGCGACGGCGGGAGCCGATCCGGTCCTCGCGAAGGCGCACCACGGCTCGGTGTCGAAGGAGCAGCGCGCCGAGGTCGAAGAGGAGCTGAAATCCGGCGCCCTGCGCTGCGTCGTCGCGACCAGCAGCCTCGAGCTCGGCATCGACATGGGTGCCGTGGACCTGGTGATCCAGGTCGAGGCGCCGCCGTCCGCCGCATCCGGTCTCCAACGTGTCGGCCGCGCGGGGCACCAGGTCGGCGAGATCAGCCGGGCCGCGCTCTTCCCGAAGCACCGCGGCGACGTGCTGCACACCGCGATCGTCACCGAGCGGATGCTCGCCGGCCAGATCGAGGCGATCGCGGTGCCGCAGAACCCGCTCGACATCCTCGCGCAGCAGACGGTCGCAGCCGCCGCCCGCGGCTCGATCGAGGTCGAGGACTGGTACGAGACCGTCAAGCGCAGCGCTCCGTTCCGGACGCTCCCCCGCTCGGCGTTCGAGGCGACCCTCGACCTGCTCGCGGGCCGCTACCCCTCCGACCGGTTCGCCGAGCTGCGCCCGCGGGTGATCTGGGATCGCGACCGGGGCACGCTCACCGGCCGTCCCGGCGCGCAGCACATCGCCGTCACGAGCGGCGGGACGATCCCCGACCGCGGTCTGTTCGGCGTGTTCGTGGCCGGGGAGTCGCAGAATGCGCGCGTCGGCGAGCTCGACGAAGAGATGGTCTACGAGTCGCGCGTCAACGACGTCTTCACCCTCGGCACGACGAGCTGGCGGATCGTCGAGATCACGCACGACCGCGTGAACGTCGTGCCGGCCTTCGGCCAGCCCGGCAAGGTGCCGTTCTGGCACGGCGACGGACTCGGCCGTCCCGCCGAGCTGGGCGAGGCCCTCGGCCGGTTCTCGCGGGAGCTCACGACGGGCCCGCGACAGAAGGCCGAGGCTCGCCTGGCCGACGCGGGGCTCGACGAGCGGGCCGCGGCGAACCTCCTCGCGTACCTCGACGAGCAGCGCGAGGCGACGGGCAGCCTGCCGACAGACAAGACGCTGACCGTGGAGCGCAGCCGCGACGAGGTCGGCGACTGGCGCGTCATCCTGCATTCCCCGTACGGGATGCCGGTGCACGCGCCCTGGGCGCTCGCGGTCAACGCCCGCATCCGCGAGCGCCTCGGCGTCGAGGGATCCGCTGTGGCGAGCGACGACGGCATCATCGCGCGGATTCCGGATGCCGAGTCCGAGCCGCCCGGCGCCGAGCTCTTCGTCTTCGACGCCGAGGAGCTCGACCGGATCGTCATCGACGAGGTCGGCGGCTCGGCGCTGTTCGCCTCGCGGTTCCGGGAGTGCGCGGCGCGGGCGCTGCTCATGCCGCGCCGGAACCCCGGCAAGCGCAGTCCGCTGTGGCAGCAGCGCCAGCGGTCCGCCCAGCTGCTGGAGGTCGCCCGCGAGCACCCCACGTTCCCGATCATCCTGGAGACCCTTCGCGAGGTGCTGCAGGACGTCTACGACCTGCCCGCGCTCCTGCGGATCACCCGCGCCATCGCCGAGCGGCGCATCCGTCTCGTCGAGACGACCACGAACCAGCCGTCCCCGTTCGCACGCGACCTGCTGTTCGGCTACGTCGGCGCATTCATGTACGAGGGCGACTCGCCGCTCGCCGAACGCCGCGCAGCCGCGCTCTCGGTCGATCCCGCGCTGCTGAGCGAGCTGCTCGGCAAGGTCGAGATGCGCGAGCTCCTCGATCCGGACGTGATCGCGCAGTTCGAGCGTGAAGCGCAGCGACTCGAGCCGGGGCGCCGCGCGCGAGGACGGGAGGGCGTGGCCGATCTGCTCCGCGTGCTCGGGCCGCTCGACGCGGTCGAGGTCGCCGACCGCCTCGAGCCCGCGGCTGTCCCCGCGCGCGTCGAACCGGTCCCCGAGCTCGTCGAGGGGTCGCAGGGTCTCGCCACCCTGTCGGAGGCATCCGGGCATCTCGAAGCGCTCGTCACCGCGCGGCGGGCGATCCGGGTCACCGTTGGCGCCGCGACGCGCTATGCCGCGATCGAGGATGCCGGGCGCCTCCGCGATGCGCTGGGCACGGCGCTGCCCGTCGGCATCCCGACCGCGTTTCTCGAGCCGCTCGCCGACCCGCTCGGCGACCTCGTCGCCCGTTTCGCGCGCACGCATGCGCCGTTCCGGGCGGATGCCGTCGCCCAGCGATTCGGCGTCGGCGCCGCGATCGCGCGCCAGACACTGCAGCGCCTCGAGTCCCAGGGCCGCGTCGCGAGCGGTTACTTCCTGCCCGACCCCTCGACAAGCTCGGGGACCGGCGCGGGCGCGGGCTCGGGGACCGGCGCGGGCGCAGGCTCGGGGACCGGCGCGGGGGCGGGCTCGGGGACCGGCGGTACGGCGGGCTCGGGGATCACCGGCGGCATCGGAGTGGACGACCTCGAGTGGTGCGACTCGGAGGTCCTCCGACGTCTGCGGATGCGGTCGCTCGCAGCGATCCGCGGGAGCGTCGAGCCCGTGCCGCCCACGGCCTTCGCCCGGTTCCTCTCCGCCTGGCAGCACATCGACCGGCCGCTCGAGGGGGTCGATGGGGTGCTGGCCGTCATCGAGCAGCTGGCCGGCGTGCCGATTCCGGCGAGCGCGTGGGAGACCCTCATCCTCCCGATGCGCGTGTCCGACTACGCGCCCGCGATGCTCGACGAGCTGACCGCGACCGGCGAGGTGCTGTGGTCGGGGCACGGCGCACTGCCCGGCCGCGACGGATGGGTGGCGCTGCACGCGACGGATACCGCGCCCCTGACGCTCGGGCGAGAGCCCGAAGAGCCAGACCTCCTGCCGCAGGAGCAGCGCATCCTGGAGGTCTTGACGAGCGGCGGCGCCTACTTCGCGAACCAGCTCGAGCAGCTCGTGGGCGCACCGGACGCCGACGCGGAGCAATCGGTGATCGAGGCGCTGTGGGCGCTGACATGGGCCGGGCGCATCACCAACGACACGTTCGCGCCCGTGCGGGCGTTCCTGGGCGGCGGCTCGCAGGCGCACCGCGCCAAGCGCCGCGCGCCGCGTGCGCGCCTGTACCGGGGAGTGGAGCTGCGCCCGACCGCGACTCCCGCTCCGCGCGCACCCGTGCTCGCCGGACGCTGGTCGGCTCTGCCGCAGCCGGAGGCCGATCCGGCCGTGCGCGCCACGGCGACCGCGAGCATGCTGCTCGACCGCTACGGCGTCGTCACCCGCGGATCGGTGCAGACCGAGGGCGTGCCGGGCGGCTTCGCCCAGACCTACCGCGTGCTCGCCGGGTTCGAGGAGGCCGGGCACTGCCGCCGCGGTTACGTCATCGAGAAGCTCGGGGCGTCGCAGTTCGCCGCATCCGCCACCGTCGACCGCCTCCGCGAGTTCGCCAACCTGCCGGATCCCCCGCCGCTGCGCGGACTCACCCTCGCCGCGACCGACCCCGCCAATCCGTATGGCGCCGCCCTGCCCTGGCCCGCACTCGACGGTGTCGGGCACCGTCCTGGCCGAAAGGCCGGCGGACTCGTCGTCATGGTCGACGGGGCGCTCGTGCTCTACCTCGAACGCGGAGGCAAGACCGCGCTCGCCTTCACGGACGACGAGTCCCTCCTCGAAGCGAGCGCCCGGAGCCTCGCCGAGACGGCCCGCGAGCGCCGCCTCGAGACGCTCACGATCGAGCAGGTCAATGGCGTCTTCGTCTACGCGACCGAAGTCGGCCGCGCGCTGCGCGCGGCGGGCTTCGTCGAGTCGCCGAAGGGCCTCACCCTCCGCAGCCGGAGCGTTCATGCCTGA
- a CDS encoding ABC transporter ATP-binding protein yields the protein MTIADPLTAPQTSAEAPGSVVIEEVTKTYGDQYAVNGVSLAIEPGEFISLLGPSGCGKTTTLRMIAGFEQPDSGDIRVSGASVLGVPPFRRNVNTVFQAYALFPHMSVAENVAYGLQQRRTPKAEIRERVAQALDMVQMRRFADRKSTQLSGGQQQRIALARALVNRPAVLLLDEPLGALDRQLREEMQLELKLLQSRLGITFVFVTHDQGEALSMSDRIAIMRDGRIEQIGDADTVYARPASAYVAAFVGQQNFFRGPVVEGGAAVRSPHGLVRGASPALANAANGQAAVRPEFVRIQSGSAPASDVNSVAGTVIGVAHLGETMQYLVRIGEDQSIISRRPTPEAPDLVTGSAVVCSWSPEHVLLYPGDQDAAGYVAPPTD from the coding sequence GTGACAATCGCAGATCCCTTGACCGCCCCGCAGACGAGCGCGGAGGCGCCCGGCTCGGTCGTGATCGAAGAGGTCACCAAGACGTACGGCGATCAGTACGCGGTGAACGGCGTGTCCCTCGCCATCGAACCCGGCGAGTTCATCTCCCTGCTCGGCCCGTCGGGCTGCGGCAAGACCACGACGCTGCGCATGATCGCGGGTTTCGAACAGCCCGACAGCGGCGACATCCGGGTGTCCGGCGCATCCGTCCTCGGCGTCCCGCCGTTCCGCCGCAACGTCAACACCGTCTTCCAGGCGTATGCGCTGTTCCCGCACATGTCCGTCGCCGAGAACGTCGCCTACGGCCTCCAGCAGCGCCGCACCCCGAAGGCCGAGATCCGCGAGCGGGTCGCCCAGGCGCTCGACATGGTGCAGATGCGGCGCTTCGCCGATCGCAAGTCCACGCAGCTCTCCGGGGGACAGCAGCAGCGCATCGCGCTCGCCCGCGCGCTCGTGAACCGCCCCGCCGTCCTCCTCCTCGACGAGCCGCTCGGCGCCCTCGACCGCCAGCTGCGCGAGGAGATGCAGCTCGAGCTGAAGCTCCTCCAGTCGCGCCTCGGCATCACGTTCGTCTTCGTCACGCACGACCAGGGCGAGGCGCTCTCGATGAGCGACCGCATCGCGATCATGCGCGACGGGCGCATCGAGCAGATCGGGGATGCCGACACCGTGTACGCGCGCCCGGCCTCCGCCTACGTCGCGGCGTTCGTCGGTCAGCAGAACTTCTTCCGCGGCCCCGTGGTCGAGGGCGGTGCGGCGGTGCGGAGCCCGCACGGGCTCGTGCGCGGAGCATCCCCCGCCCTCGCGAACGCCGCGAACGGCCAGGCGGCCGTGCGCCCCGAGTTCGTGCGCATCCAGAGCGGCAGTGCGCCGGCCTCGGACGTGAACTCTGTCGCCGGCACCGTCATCGGCGTCGCGCACCTCGGCGAGACGATGCAGTACCTCGTCCGGATCGGCGAGGACCAGAGCATCATCAGCCGTCGCCCGACGCCCGAGGCGCCCGACCTCGTCACCGGCAGCGCCGTCGTCTGCTCATGGAGCCCGGAGCACGTGCTGCTCTACCCCGGCGACCAGGACGCCGCGGGCTACGTCGCTCCGCCCACCGACTGA
- a CDS encoding DNA-formamidopyrimidine glycosylase family protein has product MPEGDTVWQAAHRLDEALHGAIVTRFDLRVPRAATADLRGETVHEVVARGKHLLHRIGDYTLHTHLKMEGEWHVYRPGERWRRPGFRARAIVGTERSEAVGFDLGVVELIRTADEPKVVGYLGPDPLSEDWDPETAAARLAADTRPIHVALQDQRNIAGFGNEYASELLFLRGIHPLTPANETDAPALVALGARTIRANRERVNRTFTGDTRSGRTDWVYGRERRACLRCGTPIRSMMLGADPTRERNVFWCPNCQPEHSARTAENDAPASAQSHENTTIRSHRSS; this is encoded by the coding sequence ATGCCTGAGGGCGACACCGTCTGGCAGGCGGCGCACCGCCTTGACGAGGCGCTCCACGGCGCCATCGTCACACGGTTCGACCTTCGCGTGCCGCGTGCCGCGACGGCGGACCTGCGGGGTGAGACGGTGCACGAGGTCGTCGCCCGCGGCAAGCACCTGCTCCACCGCATCGGCGATTACACGCTGCACACCCACCTCAAGATGGAGGGCGAGTGGCACGTGTACCGGCCCGGCGAGAGATGGCGCCGTCCCGGCTTCCGCGCCCGCGCCATCGTCGGCACCGAGCGCAGCGAGGCGGTCGGCTTCGACTTGGGCGTCGTGGAGCTGATCCGCACCGCCGACGAGCCGAAGGTCGTCGGCTATCTCGGTCCCGACCCGCTCTCCGAGGACTGGGATCCCGAAACGGCGGCGGCTCGCCTGGCCGCCGACACCCGCCCGATCCACGTCGCCCTCCAGGACCAGCGCAACATCGCCGGCTTCGGCAACGAGTATGCGAGCGAGCTGCTGTTCCTGCGCGGCATCCATCCGCTCACGCCGGCGAACGAGACGGATGCACCCGCCCTCGTCGCCCTCGGCGCCCGCACGATCCGCGCCAATCGCGAGCGTGTCAACCGGACGTTCACCGGCGACACGCGCAGCGGCCGCACCGACTGGGTCTACGGCCGGGAGAGGCGCGCATGCCTGCGCTGCGGCACGCCGATCCGGTCGATGATGCTCGGCGCCGATCCGACCCGCGAGCGCAACGTCTTCTGGTGCCCGAACTGTCAGCCGGAGCACTCTGCGCGCACCGCGGAGAACGATGCTCCAGCCTCCGCGCAAAGTCACGAGAACACAACGATTCGCTCGCACAGATCGTCCTGA
- a CDS encoding ABC transporter permease gives MRKRSFGALLAVPAWIWLLFFFVVPVGLIVYYSFGYKPGLFGTHANDKMSLDRYAEVLTPTFFATFQNTLWIGLAGTALCFIIGAPVAYWMATKAAPSRRGLLVALVMVPFWTNFLVRTIGWQVILSPDGWISTVLKWVGLGPLDILYTRPAVLLGVVYNYLPLMILPLFVAFDRVHGSLREASKDLGAGRWTTFLRITLPLASPGVLAGVMLVFIPLMGDYITATVLGGAKGNMIGQLVASQFQTAQNWALGSAMAVMLILIVMLTVAVGIAIVWLVRLPVRAHYRVTLPPEDGGAAPVPVTRTAEQQPQEVPA, from the coding sequence GTGCGTAAGAGGAGCTTCGGAGCGCTCCTCGCCGTCCCGGCGTGGATCTGGCTCCTCTTCTTCTTCGTGGTGCCCGTGGGGCTGATCGTCTACTACAGCTTCGGCTACAAGCCGGGCCTGTTCGGCACCCACGCCAACGACAAGATGTCGCTGGACAGATACGCCGAGGTGCTCACGCCGACGTTCTTCGCGACCTTCCAGAACACGCTCTGGATCGGTCTGGCCGGCACCGCGCTGTGCTTCATCATCGGGGCGCCGGTCGCGTACTGGATGGCGACGAAGGCCGCGCCGTCCAGGCGCGGCCTGCTGGTCGCCCTCGTGATGGTGCCCTTCTGGACGAACTTCCTCGTCCGCACGATCGGCTGGCAGGTCATCCTGTCGCCGGACGGGTGGATCTCGACCGTCCTGAAGTGGGTGGGCCTCGGCCCGCTCGACATCCTGTACACGCGGCCCGCCGTGCTGCTGGGCGTCGTCTACAACTATCTGCCGCTCATGATCCTGCCGCTGTTCGTCGCGTTCGACCGCGTGCACGGATCGCTGCGCGAAGCGTCGAAGGATCTCGGCGCGGGCCGCTGGACGACGTTCCTGCGGATCACGCTGCCCCTCGCGAGCCCGGGCGTGCTCGCCGGCGTCATGCTCGTCTTCATCCCCCTCATGGGCGACTACATCACCGCGACCGTCCTCGGCGGCGCGAAGGGCAACATGATCGGGCAGCTGGTCGCGAGCCAGTTCCAGACCGCGCAGAACTGGGCCCTGGGCTCGGCGATGGCCGTCATGCTCATCCTCATCGTGATGCTGACGGTCGCCGTCGGCATCGCGATCGTGTGGCTCGTGCGCCTGCCCGTCCGCGCGCACTACCGCGTCACGCTGCCACCCGAGGACGGTGGGGCCGCACCCGTTCCGGTCACCCGCACTGCCGAGCAGCAGCCTCAGGAGGTTCCGGCATGA
- a CDS encoding ABC transporter permease yields MTTETRAMATQKSAARVRSKRSWSDVGFTVWGVIVFAFLFAPIAVIIVNSFNTGRLLASFTQFGFDSFAALFTKEVIRDAVVVSVQTGIIAALVASILGTLAGIAMARHPGRWVWWFLVLLLLVSVTPEIVDAVSLLPWLVTLGQDWGISIFNDGIVRLVIGHSLFSIAVVSYLVRARLVGLDAQLEEASADLYAPPLRTFFRITLPLAMPAVLAGFLLSFTLSLDNTVIAAFVSVSGTTPWPVYVLSALRSGLRPEIAAVSTIMLVLTLLALGAVALVLKRAGDSAADIARTMAGG; encoded by the coding sequence ATGACCACCGAGACCCGCGCCATGGCGACGCAGAAGTCGGCCGCCCGCGTCCGCTCGAAGCGCTCCTGGAGCGACGTCGGCTTCACCGTCTGGGGCGTGATCGTCTTCGCGTTCCTCTTCGCACCGATCGCCGTCATCATCGTCAACTCGTTCAACACGGGGCGGCTGCTGGCCTCGTTCACGCAGTTCGGCTTCGACTCGTTCGCCGCGCTGTTCACCAAGGAGGTCATCCGCGACGCGGTGGTCGTCTCGGTGCAGACCGGCATCATCGCGGCGCTCGTCGCATCCATCCTCGGTACGCTCGCCGGCATCGCGATGGCCCGCCACCCCGGCAGGTGGGTGTGGTGGTTCCTGGTGCTGCTGCTGCTCGTCTCGGTGACGCCCGAGATCGTGGATGCCGTGTCCCTCCTGCCGTGGCTCGTGACCCTCGGTCAGGACTGGGGCATCTCGATCTTCAACGACGGCATCGTACGCCTCGTCATCGGCCATTCGCTGTTCTCGATCGCGGTCGTGTCGTACCTCGTCCGTGCCCGGCTCGTCGGCCTGGACGCGCAGCTGGAGGAGGCATCCGCCGACCTGTACGCGCCGCCGCTGCGCACGTTCTTCCGCATCACGCTGCCCCTCGCGATGCCGGCCGTGCTCGCCGGCTTCCTGCTGTCGTTCACGCTGAGCCTCGACAACACGGTCATCGCCGCCTTCGTCTCGGTGTCGGGCACGACGCCGTGGCCGGTCTACGTGCTCAGCGCGCTGCGCTCCGGTCTGCGCCCGGAGATCGCGGCGGTGTCGACGATCATGCTCGTGCTGACGCTGCTCGCGCTCGGCGCCGTCGCTCTCGTCCTCAAGCGCGCCGGGGACTCGGCCGCGGACATCGCCCGCACCATGGCAGGAGGCTGA
- a CDS encoding polyamine ABC transporter substrate-binding protein, giving the protein MTEEVRILAHRSAARIIDNELTRRGFLAASTAAGLAAVLAACSPAGSKAAPQATGGKLESQLSMYSWGDYDAPEVLKAYTSKLGPTIKMSSFGSNEEMIAKLVAAKGTSGYDIVVPTGVFIPQMVQNKLLEKFNKDLIPNITYMDTAFLGRQWDPDNEYSVCKAWGTTGFVYDKSVITRELKTWNDFLDAAQNEASGKTSMLDDPAELTGVYFWANGIDWNTTDKKQLDAAEEFLVTKLAKHVSAFNSYPGSDAIPQSSQALIHVWNGDARQGMMTSKEPDKWQWVLGAPNTELWMDNWAIAAGAPHPEAAHAFINYVLTPENALKEVDYIGYHTGAKDIQAEAEKAKMEKLDMVFFTPEQLATMHTGQVTEAQARIVDIYNKMKAAAGA; this is encoded by the coding sequence ATGACCGAAGAAGTCCGCATCCTCGCGCACCGCAGCGCTGCCCGCATCATCGACAACGAGCTCACCCGCCGCGGCTTCCTCGCCGCCTCGACGGCCGCCGGGCTTGCGGCGGTCCTCGCCGCGTGCTCGCCCGCCGGCTCGAAGGCCGCTCCGCAGGCCACCGGCGGCAAGCTCGAGAGCCAGCTGTCGATGTACAGCTGGGGCGACTACGACGCGCCCGAGGTGCTCAAGGCGTACACGAGCAAGCTCGGCCCGACAATCAAGATGAGCTCGTTCGGGTCGAACGAGGAGATGATCGCGAAGCTCGTCGCCGCCAAGGGCACGTCAGGCTACGACATCGTCGTGCCGACGGGCGTGTTCATCCCCCAGATGGTGCAGAACAAGCTGCTCGAGAAGTTCAACAAGGACCTCATCCCGAACATCACGTACATGGACACGGCGTTCCTCGGCCGCCAGTGGGACCCGGACAACGAGTACTCGGTCTGCAAGGCGTGGGGCACCACCGGCTTCGTGTACGACAAGTCCGTCATCACCCGCGAGCTCAAGACCTGGAACGACTTCCTGGATGCCGCGCAGAACGAGGCGAGCGGCAAGACCTCGATGCTCGACGACCCGGCCGAGCTCACGGGCGTGTACTTCTGGGCCAACGGCATCGACTGGAACACGACCGACAAGAAGCAGCTCGACGCGGCGGAGGAGTTCCTCGTCACCAAGCTCGCCAAGCACGTCTCCGCGTTCAACTCCTACCCCGGCAGCGACGCGATCCCGCAGTCGTCGCAGGCCCTCATCCACGTGTGGAACGGCGACGCCCGCCAGGGGATGATGACCAGCAAGGAGCCCGACAAGTGGCAGTGGGTGCTCGGCGCCCCCAACACCGAGCTGTGGATGGACAACTGGGCCATCGCGGCAGGGGCACCGCATCCCGAGGCCGCCCACGCGTTCATCAACTACGTCCTGACCCCCGAGAACGCGCTCAAGGAGGTCGACTACATCGGCTACCACACCGGCGCGAAGGACATCCAGGCCGAGGCCGAGAAGGCCAAGATGGAGAAGCTCGACATGGTCTTCTTCACCCCCGAGCAGCTCGCCACGATGCACACCGGCCAGGTGACCGAGGCACAGGCGCGCATCGTCGACATCTACAACAAGATGAAGGCCGCCGCTGGTGCGTAA